The nucleotide sequence CACGTCTTCTCCTTGTTCTTTGTTCAAAGTTTTGAGAACATCTTCGATATTTGATCCGAGAAGGTTTCTTACGATCCATTCTACGCATTTATTCGTCAATTCACCCCattgtaaaatttcaccaacGTTCCATACGCGACGAATTATATCATTCGTCAGGTTTTCGCTTGCATCGCAATCGAACAGTAACAATAACAGCTTATAAATTTCACGATACTCGTACCTACGGGTATAATCTTCATCGTGCTCGATAAAATCCAATATACGAAGAATGTCTTCgaaacataatttttcttcattgcATTTCATCCATAAGCAACAGGTTAGTAttaaatcttcaattttcaacgcTTTTCCAGCTTTCAATAATCCAATACACGTAGTCCTATTCAATACAACATCATCGAAATAGATGAACTCGACAATCGCATCGAAAGTTGCTGCATCCATATCGATCACATGCGGTTTATCTTTGTCCACACATATTGACGATCCTGTTTCGCGCTTTTCGGCAGCAAAAATGCCAGCGAAATATTTCGAAGATCTTTTCAACATCGATCGGTGAAGTTTATACGTTTTTTCCTCAGCTTTAATCGTTACATCGTACAGAAATGCGTTTTCGAcaaatttggaccatttttcattcttttcaatCTGATTAACCGTGTAACAAGTTTCTTTTGTAGttgagatttttggattttcgggTTCGGGGTCTGAAAAACAAACGGTAAACAACAATCAGTTAAcacaaatatttgaaatgaataaggaaataatcgtaaaaattacGTAATGCGTATAAGGGacagaagttgaaaaaagtgaaaatttaaataatttaaaaaatgatatacgTCGTAGGTATAATAGAAAGACTAAAAAGAGAAGGGAGGGGGAGGTTTAAACtgtttaaactcaaatttttcagcagTAAAATCGCATACAAAATGTTCTTCGGGTATTCGAAAATTGtcagtaaattttttctcaaaaatctcgaaattcaTCACAAGGGCTTGACACATTTTTTACATACACTTCAAAAGGAATTGAGGTTGATGGACAAGAGTTCATTTTATTCTGAGAAAGTTCAACGGAACTGAAATACGATGGATAAAATCAGACAAGTAACTCAGTATAATAACGAACTTGCAAAACTTCATAACCACTCACCAtcacaacaaaaattttctccattcaATAATTGATAGAAATATCTTCCCATCTTTTCTTCTTTGCTGCCTTCTTCCACATTATTCAAACGATCGCCAACATCACAGgcatttattctaaaaaaagattgaaatagTCTACGATTCGCGGCATTCACCAGCTGTATAAAATACTGGAGTCGGTTTTCAACGTCTTGATAAATCCATTTAGCACATATCTGACTGATTACGGTTTTCTCGTAAACAAAGGAATATTTGGACGTACgttgttgaattttaataacGTTTATGAGATGTTCGGGCGGTAAAAGAAGAAATTCTTGATATGTTGGGAAATCCATCAAATAACTGGATAAATAGATATGAACGTCGCGTTCCAAATATGTATAATCTCGATTCGCGCAAATAACGTGGCATAGTTCGAACATTTGAGGATCGAAAGGCAAGTCTTTCTTCGTGTACGTCTTTATGAACTTCTTGAACGGCCTTAGATCGATTTCCATTTGCAAATAATCCATAGCCAATAACAATGAAACGTAACTATCGGCATCTATAAGTGAATCGAGATTTTCGCCGTTAGTTAGATCGATTATAGCGGAAAACGTTAGACTGTCCAGTGCCTGTATCTCTATTAGTTCACTCTCTTTCTCCATGTACTCGGTGgtgaacaatttttcgaaatagttGGACATTAATGCTAATCGTAAGCGATTCAAGGAATAAATTTCTGCGCCGACTTTCACCGAGACGTCAGgggattctttattttttggcgCACACGACATCCATTGGTCCACGAATCTGACTCTGCCCGCTGAAATCTTGTGTCTCGGGCGACCTGAAATTAACATACAAATTGTAAGTGGATCTGTTATTATTTATCTATAATTCGAGTTGACagaatatctttttaaatatgGAAAATCAGTAAACGTACCTGTATTCATGTTCTCTTTAGTTCAGGGATCAGTGATAAAACGATAAAATTCCAAGACTAGAAGGCTATACTTGGACACGATTTTCTTCACACTAATTTTATTATATCTAcaacaaaatttgttctttctaccataagtaagtaaaaagtatatgtataatttttttcacgttatcAAACGAGTGACGGAGTGAACAAAGAAGATTTGCGAATTGCGATGGATCAGGATGAGTGTTTCATCATAATCTAGATCTACTTTATTTCTCCAGTAGTGGTGTTGGACAAAGGAGACATGTGTTTCAAGGTTATAAGCTGATATATAGCGCAATGCGCAAACGGTACAACGCATCAGTACTGCCGAtgaagaaaatccaaaaattgtaggtaatattatttaatttgtttattttgaagttttaaagtAAACCTTTCCAGTTGctaaataaatgtaaaaaataaaaaatcgcaataaaatCCGCTATGTAAGTACGTGATCAGGAATCACTGAATCAGgatgatgagttgaaaaaatttaaaatatagggttattccatgtcaactcaaccaaaaaaggcaattttgaaagtcatgtctttcgaatttcgatttcgcccaaattttttttacaataatatactcacccagtaagtaagaaccccgcaattagtttggtcccagccccctcagaggATGGGTGGAAGCACTGGGAGCCGGGAGGgcttccatttttttattttttgaggggTTACtctctttggggaggtgctagggGCCATGGAcgggcccaatcaaaaatctgacgtcatattcgtgttcagcgtcaccaaaaacagtgCAAACATACTACTCCATGTGTcccacgaacaaaacacttttttgaacttttaccccctttgggaagGTGCGGGGGGTGATgaatggggtcctatcaaaaatctgacatcatattcgtgttcagcgtcaccaaaaacatacaattcgatatatcacatgccccagatcttctttcgaaagtttctctcaaaattgtgggtgggggtgctccccctccattaagagatcccatctcgaaacttaaatatttcaaaaaagcatcaaaagatacatctattgaaattttttcaaaattttaaatggtagctcccacttacagcgccattttgaaatttgaactttcaattcaactattgaaaatttcaaaatgcttaaaaagttgtaaatgcaatgccctttcgaactgtgaaatcagttttaatCAGAgcatcatagttttggaggaatgggctgcttaAGTTGAGGatctcgagacaatgtgaaaataatggaagccctcccACCCTCCCCCTGATGGAGCTGGGACCGAACTAATTGCGGGCTTCTtatacttactgggtgggtataaattgtaaaaaaaattgagcgaaatcgaaagacatgactttcaaaattgcctttttttggttgagttgacatggaatgacccaactacaatgaaatgtaaattttaccgTTGCAGGCGATTCAGGATtaaagaagaaagaaaagaacATGCGAATTAatggcaaacattttttatgattGCTTCTTAGTTTTCAAGTGCATAAAAATTAAGATATTTTATGAAAGAAGAAACTGTCCGAAATATCAGATCAGCCAAAAGTGTCCGAAACATATTACTCTTGGACCTGTGTGATGTTTCGGGCACTAAATTTGgagtacctattacctattctttaaaaattatacccTAACCTAACTGGGGgcccaataaaaaaaaatgatttcagtCTTGAAGTGTGTGCTTGTGTTCAAAGCTCAaagatacatattattttgaggGCAATTCACTGATAGGACCTCAAACTTCCACATGgagctgaaaaattcatttttcaaaaaagtgtgtGAAACCTGAAACATCAACCCATTCCCCCAGGTACATATCTTTACTCTTTACCTCCTTATGCCAAAATGAGAATGTAATTTTGCAAGAATTGATCACAGTTCACAAACATGGTGAAATGAATAACAATTTACAAATTATAGCAAAAATCAAGGAAAATTTCGCATAAAATGCCTcacctggaaaaaaattgttgagattaaattttgtaaaaatacatttttaaaatacctacgttaGTTAAATAGAGAATCTCAACTCATAACTCATAAGCCAATCTTTCAAATTCATGAGTACTTAACTacaatacttactttttttaaagaaaaaaaaaaaaaaaaaaaaaaaatgctatagcTTTGATATAGAGAAAAGAGAATCATCATAACTCATACATATTTGAGATGGTTTCTAAAAAATGCAAGTTTGTTTaggatgttttttgaaaaataacgttaACTAGATGAGAAATTATAACTCAAGGTGggtttgttattttttccaaattattgaattactggatattttatcaattttacgagatttttcgatagtttttatggtacctacctacatattattctAATTGGTTCAAtcgttttctttatttttgtttttgtcaacttttacgTGAGtgtactgaaatttcatcactgtTTTGGTAGCTTTCGGTGGTTTTCAAGTCAATCTtacaatttccatttttcattttcatccaatGAATGAGTACGAATGGTAATGAAACAATACACCAACGTTTTGGTAAACAATGTTAAGCTCAAGAAGGAAATCGCACGAactaggtaaatatttttaaaacttggtcAAGCGTTGTGACTTATTAaactacattaaaaaaattataagaatgcCTAAGCTGAAATCTCACAAGGTGTAATTTAGATATCCGTGTGACCTTGAACCGTTTCTATTCAGAAATTAAAAACACGCTAGCGTTCAAAATTCCCGTTAGTGTTGATATTGCTAATCCTAAGctgacttttttaatttttatggagAAAACAATATAAAAGTACAATTTTATCAGTAATTCGAGTTAGATCTCTATACCTACTATAGTTTGAATATGTCTGCTCATTCAACCAAAAtggataggtacatataagagGGTAGGTAATGAAAATGGATAAATTCATGCTGAGCTTGCTGAGCTATGTCATTTCGTAACCTGACGTGTAATCCAACAACAACACACACACGAGTATCaaagaaatttatttaaaaaaaactaaccaTCCTCTATAATTATAGATCAAAAAAACCATAGATAACTTGAAAAGAAGCGCTTAATGAGTCA is from Planococcus citri chromosome 1, ihPlaCitr1.1, whole genome shotgun sequence and encodes:
- the LOC135831270 gene encoding uncharacterized protein LOC135831270, which codes for MNTGRPRHKISAGRVRFVDQWMSCAPKNKESPDVSVKVGAEIYSLNRLRLALMSNYFEKLFTTEYMEKESELIEIQALDSLTFSAIIDLTNGENLDSLIDADSYVSLLLAMDYLQMEIDLRPFKKFIKTYTKKDLPFDPQMFELCHVICANRDYTYLERDVHIYLSSYLMDFPTYQEFLLLPPEHLINVIKIQQRTSKYSFVYEKTVISQICAKWIYQDVENRLQYFIQLVNAANRRLFQSFFRINACDVGDRLNNVEEGSKEEKMGRYFYQLLNGENFCCDDPEPENPKISTTKETCYTVNQIEKNEKWSKFVENAFLYDVTIKAEEKTYKLHRSMLKRSSKYFAGIFAAEKRETGSSICVDKDKPHVIDMDAATFDAIVEFIYFDDVVLNRTTCIGLLKAGKALKIEDLILTCCLWMKCNEEKLCFEDILRILDFIEHDEDYTRRYEYREIYKLLLLLFDCDASENLTNDIIRRVWNVGEILQWGELTNKCVEWIVRNLLGSNIEDVLKTLNKEQGEDVLRRFLDMYTDALFYNHVFYILQVTEHFEFEKLTYRCLEWMMQNRKAMSPENVIKILNFTLGKEKFDHYYGFFLCEHVIATWPNVNESLFCTISSAMLENMLASPNLLFDDPRCILDICAKWIVYDVENRYPLMPKIAFDINCNCMANRDDFNITEIPQDLNNCSEQSIRDKLWEILSANPLMPRYSDPRYSEKPVFISSYNSENSPDVEEFRCDIFDVDFNKIASLKPLQLYNDCLLENSLRMKQSDAHVLSATQIEDNLFMIFKVCTKYVFLVYVSSFKKLYSLASIPCRKNEFYQQKTILNCENQVYGVFFENTMMKYSVQMNRWEVISDTKVGTKRISRGCIRYTSDGTNLFRVFEPYYRYPPSSKKSLPKYVIELWKDSWFSFADLTNFRSENLIHVSNIENSIAVLLQSELWLFDIQSLSWRNFSVPSEVSFSSSMLNSPFVTNHGNSLLYVFNNDVYELQHREEEWKMKKNLPFEPYVIGNMKLIHRSVSTKLAPESAMSPVCRMIVSS